In Methanothermobacter tenebrarum, the sequence CGGGCTCAGACCAGTATCTTTGGCTGTTAGGAGACTTTTTATGTTTTTGATGTCCCATTTTTTAGATTGTACCTCGAATACTCTTTTCAGCCTTTTTGGTACTATTTCTGTGATTAACTGGTAGATTTCTGCAAGTTGGCTTTCAAGGGCTTTTTCTATAGGGTACTCATCTATGTATTTTGCATAATCTGGGAAGCCCCTTAGGTAATTTTTGAACTCTTTAAGGTTTTCAGTTTCCATGACCTCTGTAAGTTGTCTGTCTGTGAATAAACGCCCCATTCTTGCTCTCACTCTTGCAGTGGGATATGCGAATGGTACAACGTCCCTGAGAAACCTTATTGTAGGTACTACTATGATGATGGCTCCTGCAGCTGCCACTATACTTATCAGCGCCTTTAGGATGGTGGGGCTGTCAATCATGTGTGATCTCTCCCTTTTTTAATCAAAGAGGATTTTTGCCACCTCTGAACGCAGAAGCTTTTCGAACCTTGAAAGTCTCGCCTCGATTGTATTGTTGACTTCTATTCTCCCGTCCTTGGTTTTGACTATGGCTCCTCCAATGGTCTGTATGGGTTCACCAAGTTCTAGGTTGGTATCTTTGCCCGTGGCTGACTTAACATCCTCTGCGATGGAACTTAAGTCCCTTATCTTCTCTTTATCATCCTCCTTGACGTGGACTAACAGTTCTCCTCCCCCGATCTCGGTGGCGGCTTCCTTTATAATATCCTTTAATGATTGGATGTATCTTTCATCATTACTAGTCGCTATCCTTTGTAATTCTTCTTCAGCCCTTTTGAATGCCTCGGTGATTACCTCTTCCCTCGCCTCCAGTTCCGCCCTTCTAGCCTTCATTTTAGCCTCTGATATTACCTGGTGGTATTGCATCCGCGCCTGTTTCCTGGCATTTTCTAGTATTTTCTCCTTTTCAATAGCTGCTCTCCTTTCACCATCTTCTATTATGGATCCTGCCTTCTTTTCAGCTTCGCTGATTATTTTGTTAGCATTTTCCTGGGCCTCGGAGATTATGCTGGAGACAATCTTGTCCACTCCAGGGTCCATCTATTTAGCCTCCTCCCATAACGCCACCAACTAGCAAGAGTATTGCTATAAGGAATCCGTAGATAGCTTGGGTTTCTGGCAGGGCCGTGAATATAATACCCCTCGCGAACATTTCGGGGTTTTCAGTAACTGCACCTACACTCCCTGCTGCTACGTTTCCCTGGGCTATAGCTGATCCGAAACCTGCAACTCCTATAGCTAAACCTGCGCTCAGGGCTATGATACCACCTGTTGTACCAAGTGCTTTACCGCCGGCTAGGATTCCTGAGAATACTATAACTAATATTCCTATAAGGAATCCGTAGATAGCTTGGGTTTCTGGCAGGGCCGTGAATATAATACCCCTCGCGAACATCTCAGGTTTTTCTGCAACTGCACCTACACTTGCAGCTGCTACGTTTCCCTGAGCTATAGCTGATCCGAAACCTGCGAATGCTATAGCTATTCCAGCTCCTACAGCCGCTAAAGCTGTTCCTAGTGTAATCTCAACCATTCTTTTCACCTCTCTATTTTGGTAAGTTTTCTTTCAGCACTAAATGGGTCGAATTTTCTCTTTGCTCCCATGAAGAATTGGGAGAAAAACTCCACATAATGTAAACGGAGTGAATGTATGAAAGCGCCGAGACTCTGGAATGTGTCATTGGCAATATGGCCAAATACGAATATTATGGGTGCTAGGGCCACTCCAATTACTGGTATGAGGTTGGCGCATATCTCTGTGACAATATTAACTGTCATGGCCATACCCCCAGTGGATAAACAAAGGGCTAACAGTCTTGAATATGATAGTATGGTTCCTAGGAATCCTGAAGCGTCGATGAGACCGAATAGTCCATTATAGTAGACTAATAGTATGATTCCTAGTACTGCTATACCACCCCCACCTACCATTAATGGGAATATATTGAATAGCCAGCCTAGGGCAGCTAGGAGTATGCCCAACTCGAGTATGAGCCATACTATCTGTGATCCCATGGCCTCGCGGATGTTACCCATTTTTATATTGTTCCTTGCGCCAACTATAAGTCCAAAGTTTATATGTAGCACACCCGCGATTAGGGCCATTAAGAGGACGTTCTGCGGTTCTTTAAACGCATCTACCAATGGTATTACTGTTGGGAGGTTTATGTGAAAGAATCGTGGGAAGAAGTCGCCTAGGAATCCGTTTGTAACCATTCCGAGGATGAATGCCCATAGACCGCATGCCATGAATATTATGCCGAAGCTTCTCATAAACTTGTTAACCTTCCCAGGGCCCTTATATAATATGAATCCGACCAGGGCATCTATTATCCCATAGAATGCGTCTGTAAGGCAGAAGCCGAAGAAAAATGGGAGTACTATTGCCATGAAAACTGTAGGGTCATATTCATTATATTTTGGGGGTGAGTACATTTTTATGAATGTTTCGAAGGGTTTCGCGAATCTTGGGTTTTCGAGGAGTATTGGCACTTCATCGTCAGGGTTTGGTTTTTCACGTTCAATAACGCAATGTCCTTCGCTTGCCTCTTTAATTATCTCTTCGGCCTTTTCACAATCCTTTAGGGGGGTCCATGCTTCTAGCATTACGGTGTTTTCTGTTTCGCCGAAGGCTGCGTATATTTCGTTTCTTTCCTTTTCGATTGTAAGTTGTTCTTTGAGTATGAGGAGTTCTTCTTCCCATTCATTTTTTATCTCTTCCACTTCTTTGATTGTGGCTTTTCTTTCTTCGTGGATTTCTTTGAGTCTTTCCCTGGATTTTTGGATTACTTCTGAGGGTTTGCCCTTGAGACCTGCTATTTCAAATCTTTCAAGGTCCATCCGCCTTAGTAGTGTTGCTATGGCGTCTTCGTGTTCTTTTAATGTTATTATGAATACTTTTCTTTCGGTTGGGGGTTCTGTTTCCACGTCAAAGATTGCGAATTCGTCTGTTATCTCTTTTATCTTCTCGGGCGCCTTTTTGAACTTTTCGATGGGCATTTTCCCTACGATGGCTGTTATGTACTTGGATTCTTCTATATCGGTAAAATCAATATCAAAATCGACCAGTTTCTCCCAGAGGCTGATCGTGGATTCTAAATCTCCTTTTTCCGCTTCTAATTGGTTTAATTTACTTTCCAGGGATTTTATCCTTGTTTCAACCTTTGATAATTCATCTTCTGCCTTTTTTATCAATGATTCCGAGTCTAATTCTTCTACTTTCCTCTTTTTTGGGATTGGGGGGTTGAGGAATTCTTTTATAACCTCTTTCATCTTTTTTTTCCGGGTTATCAGTGTATTCATGAAATCTATTATACCGGTTGTTCTCATTAGGAGGGATGCTATTCTCGTAGTCTGGGGTGCGGGTTTTGAAGGTTTTAATAGTTGGGCCCATTGTGGGTCTTCCTGTATACGCTCTGATATGTTGTCTATTTGTGTTATTCCTTCTTCGTGCAAGAATCGGATCACGGGGTCGGTATACTTCTCAAAGGTTATAATTTTAAGTTTACGCATCCTTGCTGGTAGAAACATTTTACTCAACTCTAGATTATTGTTTTTATGATAAGTTCTGCTGCATCATCAATTTTATCCATGGCTTTAGATTTTAGGATTTCTGTTCTTCTTTTAGCTTCACTTGAAATTTCTGCCGCCTCATCCCTAGCCTTTGCCTTTGATTCATATATCATAGCCTCTGCTTCGTCTTCAGCCTCCCTCTTGGCATTTTCTATGATCTCTAATGCTTTCACCCTAGCATCTTCGATCATCTGGGATGATTTTTCCTTTGACTCCTGTATTAGCCGGTTAGCATCATTTTCAGCCTTTTTTATCACCATGATAGCTTCTGCTATTGTTGCCATTTAAACCACCCTTTGTATATTGAAGGGTCTATCCTATGAGTATATTTATCTTTTACTATTTCCTCCCTTTCAATAAGAATCTCATAAATCTTATGACCAGAGAATTTCATCCCCTCATTATCCTATCTGGTTTTTTCCCATGATATTCTATATCCCCAAGGTTCAAGGTCTTCCTGAAGGGTTTCTCCTCCCTCTTTTCCTCATTAATGTGGGCTATCAACCCTGGTAGTCTCCCTATCATGAACATGCCAGTCCCAATCTCCCAATGGAATCCAAGATCCGACAATATTGCTGCATTCGCCCCATCAATATTCATATTAATATTCTTCAACCGATTTAAAACCTTTTCTATTTCCAATGCTAATTGAGCATGTCTCCCCATACATTTATACTTCCTCGCTAATTCCAATATCCTAGCCGCCCTAGGATCCCTACTATGATACCTATGACCAAAACCCGGAATCTTCTCATCCCTCTCCAGATAATCATTGACAATCTCCCTTGCAAGCTGAGAAACCTCACCATTATCCTTCACAGCCTCCTGGAGGAGTTTCATACAATCCTGGATAGCCCCGGCATGCTCCCTCCCAAAGGCTAAAAGTCCAGCTGCTGCAGAAGCATGTAAAGGAGAACCTGTAGATGCTGCTAGACGAGCGATCTGCGTGCTAGGCGGGGTAACACCATGATCACAGAAGGATACCAGTATAGCATCAAGCATCCTAGATTCATCCCTGGAGGGTAAATCACCCCTCAATAATAAAAAGACAACATCAGCAAATGAGACATTCCCAATCAAATCCTCCTGGAAATATCCGCGTGTAACGATAAAATCCTCTTCAATCCAACTAATACTAGTCCTCCAACGAGAAACATTAACATCGAATATTTTTTCAAGCGATTCTTTCCCTATTGCCATTGATAACACCTCATAATATTATAGTCGCCCTTCTCGGCTCTGCACAGCAAGAGAGCCTCATGGAAACTATCCTCACACCACTGGCTCTCTGGGGCCCGATCTCCACAAAGGATCCCAAGGCTGTTACAGATCCTCCAAGTCCCAGGCCACCCACACCAGTCCTATTAA encodes:
- the ahaH gene encoding ATP synthase archaeal subunit H, whose protein sequence is MATIAEAIMVIKKAENDANRLIQESKEKSSQMIEDARVKALEIIENAKREAEDEAEAMIYESKAKARDEAAEISSEAKRRTEILKSKAMDKIDDAAELIIKTII
- a CDS encoding V-type proton ATPase subunit E, encoding MDPGVDKIVSSIISEAQENANKIISEAEKKAGSIIEDGERRAAIEKEKILENARKQARMQYHQVISEAKMKARRAELEAREEVITEAFKRAEEELQRIATSNDERYIQSLKDIIKEAATEIGGGELLVHVKEDDKEKIRDLSSIAEDVKSATGKDTNLELGEPIQTIGGAIVKTKDGRIEVNNTIEARLSRFEKLLRSEVAKILFD
- a CDS encoding V-type ATP synthase subunit K (produces ATP from ADP in the presence of a proton gradient across the membrane; the K subunit is a nonenzymatic component which binds the dimeric form by interacting with the G and E subunits), with the translated sequence MVEITLGTALAAVGAGIAIAFAGFGSAIAQGNVAAASVGAVAEKPEMFARGIIFTALPETQAIYGFLIGILVIVFSGILAGGKALGTTGGIIALSAGLAIGVAGFGSAIAQGNVAAGSVGAVTENPEMFARGIIFTALPETQAIYGFLIAILLLVGGVMGGG
- a CDS encoding citryl-CoA lyase; the encoded protein is MAIGKESLEKIFDVNVSRWRTSISWIEEDFIVTRGYFQEDLIGNVSFADVVFLLLRGDLPSRDESRMLDAILVSFCDHGVTPPSTQIARLAASTGSPLHASAAAGLLAFGREHAGAIQDCMKLLQEAVKDNGEVSQLAREIVNDYLERDEKIPGFGHRYHSRDPRAARILELARKYKCMGRHAQLALEIEKVLNRLKNINMNIDGANAAILSDLGFHWEIGTGMFMIGRLPGLIAHINEEKREEKPFRKTLNLGDIEYHGKKPDRIMRG
- a CDS encoding V-type ATP synthase subunit I; the protein is MFLPARMRKLKIITFEKYTDPVIRFLHEEGITQIDNISERIQEDPQWAQLLKPSKPAPQTTRIASLLMRTTGIIDFMNTLITRKKKMKEVIKEFLNPPIPKKRKVEELDSESLIKKAEDELSKVETRIKSLESKLNQLEAEKGDLESTISLWEKLVDFDIDFTDIEESKYITAIVGKMPIEKFKKAPEKIKEITDEFAIFDVETEPPTERKVFIITLKEHEDAIATLLRRMDLERFEIAGLKGKPSEVIQKSRERLKEIHEERKATIKEVEEIKNEWEEELLILKEQLTIEKERNEIYAAFGETENTVMLEAWTPLKDCEKAEEIIKEASEGHCVIEREKPNPDDEVPILLENPRFAKPFETFIKMYSPPKYNEYDPTVFMAIVLPFFFGFCLTDAFYGIIDALVGFILYKGPGKVNKFMRSFGIIFMACGLWAFILGMVTNGFLGDFFPRFFHINLPTVIPLVDAFKEPQNVLLMALIAGVLHINFGLIVGARNNIKMGNIREAMGSQIVWLILELGILLAALGWLFNIFPLMVGGGGIAVLGIILLVYYNGLFGLIDASGFLGTILSYSRLLALCLSTGGMAMTVNIVTEICANLIPVIGVALAPIIFVFGHIANDTFQSLGAFIHSLRLHYVEFFSQFFMGAKRKFDPFSAERKLTKIER